From the Anoxybacillus flavithermus genome, one window contains:
- a CDS encoding IS630 family transposase translates to MDETHVRAYQALRTTWAEVGNQKQVPSYGHHAHVSIFGAVDVQQGDVVFHRASSANAETFLDFLRRLKEKYADQFLVLVLDNARIHHAKMVQAFLDGEEGTAFHFIFLPPYSPQLNPIERLWKWLKDEVIANVFHKDQNDIAQSITRFEQYVLQHPDEVLRRIGCTA, encoded by the coding sequence GTGGATGAGACACATGTTCGTGCTTATCAAGCGCTACGTACGACATGGGCAGAAGTAGGAAATCAAAAACAAGTGCCAAGCTACGGTCACCATGCCCACGTTTCTATTTTTGGCGCCGTCGATGTTCAACAAGGCGATGTGGTTTTCCATCGTGCTTCATCTGCCAATGCCGAAACGTTCCTTGACTTTTTGCGCCGATTGAAAGAGAAATATGCCGATCAATTCCTCGTGCTTGTGTTAGACAATGCGCGTATTCATCATGCCAAGATGGTACAAGCCTTTCTTGATGGCGAGGAAGGTACTGCTTTTCATTTCATCTTTTTGCCGCCGTATTCTCCACAGTTGAACCCGATTGAACGGTTATGGAAGTGGTTGAAAGATGAAGTGATTGCCAATGTTTTTCACAAGGATCAAAATGACATTGCCCAGTCCATTACTCGCTTTGAACAGTACGTTCTACAACACCCGGATGAGGTGTTGCGCCGCATCGGGTGTACTGCGTGA